The DNA sequence TCATATAAAATGTGATAAACAAGGTGTTCAAATATTAGGAATTAAATAAATAAACTAAAATCCACATTGATAAAAATGTGGATTTTAGTTTATACTTGAAATATTAAAAGGATATTTTATACATAAGGAGAGTTATATGGAAAAGCTATATTACAAAGATCAATATATAAAAGAATTTACTGCAGAAATAGTAGATATAAAAGAAAAAGATTCAAAGTTTTATGTAGAGTTAGATAAAACAGCATTTTTTCCAGGAGGAGGAGGTCAGTTTTGTGATACTGGAAAAATAGATAATCACGATGTTATAGATGTTTGTGAGGAAAATGGAACTATATATCATATAACAACTACAAAACCTATAAAAATACATAAAGTCAAGTGTTTAATAGATTGGGAAAAAAGAGAAGATGGAATGAATCAACATTTTGGACAACATGTACTTTCAGGTTGCTTTTTTAAACTATTTAATGCAAATACTGTAGGTTTTCATTTAGGAAGAGAGTTCAGTACAGTAGATATAAACGGATTTCTTACAGAAGAACAAATAAGAAAAGCTGAAGAATATGCAAATGAGATTATAAAAAATGATATAGAAGTTGAATTTTTAACTCCAGAGAGAAAACAACTTAAAAAATTAGGTCTAAGAAGAGATTTACCTAATACAAATGAACAAATAAGAGTTGTAAAAATAGGTGATTTAGATATAAATGCATGTTGTGGAGTTCATCCAAAATCAACTTTATCTCTTAGAATGATAAAAATTAAAAAATATGAAAAATGTAGAAATGCAACAAGAATAGAATTTTTAGCAGGAAAAAGAGCAGTTGATGATAGCTTAAAAAATGACAGATACTTAATTGAAATTTGCAGATATTTAAGTTCTACTGAAAAAGAAGCTATAAGTGGAATAAAAAGTTTACATAATAAATTAGAAGAAATAATGCATACAAATAAAAAATTAGAAGAAAAAATATCAAAATATCAGATAAAAGAAATGATAGAAGAAGCTGATAAAATAGGAGAAATATCATTAATTAAGAAAATATATGAAAATGAAAATGTAAAATATATTTCAAAAATGGCTTCTAAGCTAGTAGAATTAGATAATGTAGTAGCATTAATAGCATTAAAAAATGATGATAAGTCAAATTTTGTATTTGCATCATCAAAAAATATTAGTAATTTAAATATGAGTGAACTTATAAAAGATGCTATAACTTTAGTAGATGGACGCGGCGGAGGAAGTCAATTTTTAGCACAAGGTGGAGGAAAAGATAATGGCAACATTGAATCCTTGTTAAACTATGCACAAATGAAAATTGAAAGAACTTTAAATAAATAATCTTTAAAAATAATAGAGTAGGAAAATCCTACTCTATTAAAATATTTCTAAGCTTTTGAATATCTAGTAATTTAACATAATCATTAGTGTAGTCAATTAAGTTATCATTTTTCATATTAATAAATTCTCTAGATAAAGAGGGTCTAGGAACACCTAGGTTTTCTGCTAATTTTGTTTTAGTTTTAGGCATTTTTATAAATTTTGTTTTTTGTAAGTCGTACTCATCTAGCAAGAAACTTGTGATTTTTTGTCTAATACTAACAAAAGATACATTTTTTACAGCTTTGTTAAGTTCAATAATCTTATTTGTTATATCATTTAAAAAGGAAACTAAAACATCTTTATTATTAGAGCAAAAATCTATAAAATCATATTTATTTATGAACATAATTTCGCTCTTTGAGTTTGAAATAACAGTAGCCGGATATACATTTACATCAGAAAATGTAATAACTTCTCCAAATAAGTTTCCTCTAGTAAACGATGATATTAAAATAACTTTATCACCAGGTAAAATTCTTTTAATATCTACACCTCCATCAAGAATTAACCCTATAGAAGTACACGAATGACCTTCAAGAGCTATAATATCTTCCTTATCAAATTTTTTTACTATGTATTTAGCACCATTAAATAAATTTAAAATTTCTTGTTTTGTCAAATTTCTAAACATATTTTTCACCTTATAATTTTCTTGTTCTAAACATATTCTATATCAAATCAATAATTCCATTCAATTTAATATGTATTAGATTATATCATATACTTATAAGTAATATCAAAGGTCTCTATAATAATATATTGAAAGCAACAAATTAATATATAAATATTTAATATAAAGACTATAAAATTTTAATATGGAAAATAAATTTTGAAAACTAATGAAAAAAATTTATATTTTATTGCATGAACTATGTACAATCTTACTTAAACTTTTATCTTAAAGTGTATTTATCAATAGATAAAATATCAATAAATATAAAACATGAAATTTGAAATTTAGAAAATTTCAAATTTTTATATTTATCAAAATCATGAAATTAAGGTGGAGTAAAAACGATTGCAAAAAGTATACTATATATGTAATAATTTTAGTGAAGGGACATTTTAAAAGGGTAATTTGAGATTTTAATTTTGTAAATATATAGGGGGATTTCATATGACAAATAACAAAGAGCAAATTCAATCTGGATTTTCAAAGTGGGAAGAAAGTAAAGTGAACAAATCTATTTCAAGGTTTCCAGAAAGAAAAGAAAAATTTGAATTTGACACAGGTCAAGAAATGAAAAGGTTATATACACCATTAGATGTTGAACTTGATTATGAAAATGATTTAGGTTATCCAGGACAATATCCTTTTACAAGAGGTGTTCAGCCTACTATGTATAGAGGAAAATTTTGGACTATGAGGATGTATGCAGGTTTTGCAACAGCTGAAGAGTCAAACAAAAGATATAAATATTTAATAGATCAAGGTTCCATGGGGCTTTCTGTTGCATTTGACCTTCCAACTCAAATGGGATATGACTCGGATGATTCAATAGCAGAAGGAGAAGTAGGTAAGGTTGGAGTTTGTATAGATTCCTTAGCGGATATGGAAATATTATTTGATGGAATACCATTAGATAAAGTATCCACATCAATGACTATAAATGCACCAGCATCTGTACTTTTAGCAATGTATATAGCTGTTGCAGAAAAACAGGGTGTATCACCTGATAAATTAAGAGGGACTATACAAAATGATATATTAAAAGAATACGTAGCAAGAGGAACATACATATTTCCAGTAAAACCATCCATGAGATTAATTACTGATATATTTGAATATTGTTCAAAAGAAGTTCCTAAATGGAACACTATAAGTATATCAGGTTACCATATAAGAGAAGCAGGAGCTAATGCTGTTCAAGAAGTTGCATTTACATTAGCAGATGGAATAGCTTATGTTAATGCTGCAATAGAAGCAGGATTAAATGTTGATGATTTTGCACCAAGACTATCGTTTTTCTTTAATGCGCATAATAACTTACTAGAAGAGGTTTCAAAGTTTAGAGCAGCAAGAAGAATATGGGCAAAAGTTATGAAAGAAAGATTTAAAGCAACTAATCCAAAGTCATGGGCTCTTAAATTCCATACTCAAACAGCAGGTTGTACATTGACAGCTCAACAACCCGAAAATAATATCGTCAGAGTCGCAATTCAAACACTAGCAGCAGTACTTGGAGGTACTCAATCACTACACACAAATTCAAAAGACGAAGCACTAGCACTTCCAACAGAAGATTCAGTAAGAGTAGCACTTAGAACACAACAAATAGTAGCACACGAAAGTGGTGTTGCAGATAGTATAGATCCATTAGCAGGTTCTTATTATGTAGAAAGTTTAACTAATCAAATAGAAGAAGAAGCTATAAGATTAATAGAAAAAATAGATGAATTAGGTGGTGCACCACAAGCTATAGAAAAAGGATTTATACAACAAGAAATAATGGATAGTGCATATAGATATCAAAGAGAAATTGAAGATAAAGATAGAATAATTGTTGGGGTTAATAAATTCCAAATAGAAGAAGAAGCTCCAAAAGGATTATTAAAAGTTGATCCTATGGTTGGAGAAAGACAAAAAGAAAAGATAAATGAGTTAAAATCAATAAGAGATAATGAAAAAGTAAAAACATCTCTTGAAGCTTTAAGAAAAGCTTGTAATTCTAATGAAAATCTAATGCCATATATACTAGATGCAGTTAGAGAATATGCTACATTAGGAGAAGTATGTGGAGTTATGAGAGAAGAATTTGGAGAATATAAACAAACAGTTATGATATAGGAGGATTTTATATGAGACCAATAAGAGTATTAGTTGCTAAACCGGGGTTAGATGGACATGATAGAGGTGCAAAAGTAATAGCTAGAGCATTAAGAGATGCAGGTATGGAGGTTATATATACAGGACTTCGTCAAACTCCAGAACAAATAGTAGCAGCGGCTATACAAGAAGATGTTGATGTTGTTGCAATGAGCATTTTGTCAGGAGCTCATAATCACTTATTACCAAAAGTTGTAGAGTTATTAAAAGAAGAAGAAGCGGAAGATATTTTAGTTATAGGCGGAGGTGTAATACCAGAAGACGATATACCTTATTTAAAAGAAAAAGGGATTGCTGAAATATTTACACCAGGAACTCCAACATCAGTAACTATAGATTTTATAAGAGAAAATCTTAAAAGAGCCTTAGCTTAAAAGGAGATATAATATGAAAGATATAGT is a window from the Paraclostridium sordellii genome containing:
- a CDS encoding alanyl-tRNA editing protein, which codes for MEKLYYKDQYIKEFTAEIVDIKEKDSKFYVELDKTAFFPGGGGQFCDTGKIDNHDVIDVCEENGTIYHITTTKPIKIHKVKCLIDWEKREDGMNQHFGQHVLSGCFFKLFNANTVGFHLGREFSTVDINGFLTEEQIRKAEEYANEIIKNDIEVEFLTPERKQLKKLGLRRDLPNTNEQIRVVKIGDLDINACCGVHPKSTLSLRMIKIKKYEKCRNATRIEFLAGKRAVDDSLKNDRYLIEICRYLSSTEKEAISGIKSLHNKLEEIMHTNKKLEEKISKYQIKEMIEEADKIGEISLIKKIYENENVKYISKMASKLVELDNVVALIALKNDDKSNFVFASSKNISNLNMSELIKDAITLVDGRGGGSQFLAQGGGKDNGNIESLLNYAQMKIERTLNK
- a CDS encoding Crp/Fnr family transcriptional regulator — encoded protein: MFRNLTKQEILNLFNGAKYIVKKFDKEDIIALEGHSCTSIGLILDGGVDIKRILPGDKVILISSFTRGNLFGEVITFSDVNVYPATVISNSKSEIMFINKYDFIDFCSNNKDVLVSFLNDITNKIIELNKAVKNVSFVSIRQKITSFLLDEYDLQKTKFIKMPKTKTKLAENLGVPRPSLSREFINMKNDNLIDYTNDYVKLLDIQKLRNILIE
- a CDS encoding acyl-CoA mutase large subunit family protein, translated to MTNNKEQIQSGFSKWEESKVNKSISRFPERKEKFEFDTGQEMKRLYTPLDVELDYENDLGYPGQYPFTRGVQPTMYRGKFWTMRMYAGFATAEESNKRYKYLIDQGSMGLSVAFDLPTQMGYDSDDSIAEGEVGKVGVCIDSLADMEILFDGIPLDKVSTSMTINAPASVLLAMYIAVAEKQGVSPDKLRGTIQNDILKEYVARGTYIFPVKPSMRLITDIFEYCSKEVPKWNTISISGYHIREAGANAVQEVAFTLADGIAYVNAAIEAGLNVDDFAPRLSFFFNAHNNLLEEVSKFRAARRIWAKVMKERFKATNPKSWALKFHTQTAGCTLTAQQPENNIVRVAIQTLAAVLGGTQSLHTNSKDEALALPTEDSVRVALRTQQIVAHESGVADSIDPLAGSYYVESLTNQIEEEAIRLIEKIDELGGAPQAIEKGFIQQEIMDSAYRYQREIEDKDRIIVGVNKFQIEEEAPKGLLKVDPMVGERQKEKINELKSIRDNEKVKTSLEALRKACNSNENLMPYILDAVREYATLGEVCGVMREEFGEYKQTVMI
- a CDS encoding cobalamin B12-binding domain-containing protein, whose amino-acid sequence is MRPIRVLVAKPGLDGHDRGAKVIARALRDAGMEVIYTGLRQTPEQIVAAAIQEDVDVVAMSILSGAHNHLLPKVVELLKEEEAEDILVIGGGVIPEDDIPYLKEKGIAEIFTPGTPTSVTIDFIRENLKRALA